From Flavobacterium arcticum, the proteins below share one genomic window:
- a CDS encoding DUF5694 domain-containing protein: MNKFNLLFITVLLVIGCNTKTQKMPVSKNNIVTEDANSSKIKVFNFGTFHMAGTSDAHKTEFDENDVKSKSETYEIAKMIAKFKPTVICVEREPSENENMNKDYQLFLNNDKHLPNYPGEIGLIAYQVGKLTNVKKIYCIDEQETAQYNYNITNELENPIDSITSKMYLKHTFANLAETDKLSTLEKLRSFNTQEFYDLSINLNADILSYTATKNHFEGADEAAKFYRRNLRIYSNLNQIPLSKNDRVFIIMGTAHAAFLNEFLKRSPKYETVNVLDYLK, from the coding sequence ATGAACAAATTTAATTTACTTTTTATTACGGTATTACTTGTAATAGGCTGTAATACCAAGACACAGAAAATGCCAGTGTCCAAAAATAATATCGTTACTGAAGATGCTAATTCTTCTAAAATCAAGGTGTTTAATTTTGGGACTTTTCATATGGCTGGTACCTCCGATGCTCATAAAACAGAGTTTGATGAAAATGATGTAAAAAGTAAATCTGAGACATACGAAATTGCAAAAATGATTGCCAAATTTAAGCCTACAGTAATATGTGTCGAAAGAGAACCTTCAGAAAACGAAAACATGAATAAAGATTATCAGTTGTTTTTAAACAATGATAAGCACTTGCCAAATTACCCTGGAGAGATAGGTCTAATTGCATATCAAGTAGGTAAACTTACTAATGTAAAAAAAATCTACTGCATTGATGAACAAGAAACCGCACAATACAACTATAATATTACTAATGAGCTTGAAAACCCTATTGATAGTATTACTTCTAAAATGTACCTAAAACATACTTTTGCTAACTTAGCCGAAACAGATAAACTATCTACTCTAGAAAAACTAAGAAGCTTTAACACACAAGAATTTTATGATTTATCTATCAATCTAAATGCTGATATTCTTTCATATACGGCTACCAAAAATCATTTTGAAGGAGCCGATGAAGCTGCTAAGTTTTACAGAAGAAATCTTAGAATATACTCAAATCTCAACCAAATACCATTATCTAAAAATGATAGGGTTTTTATTATAATGGGTACTGCACATGCTGCTTTTTTAAATGAATTTTTAAAACGAAGTCCTAAATATGAAACCGTTAATGTGTTAGACTATCTTAAATAA